Proteins encoded in a region of the Acipenser ruthenus chromosome 11, fAciRut3.2 maternal haplotype, whole genome shotgun sequence genome:
- the LOC117426760 gene encoding ras-related protein Rab-5B-like has protein sequence MASRGSARPNGLGQTKICQFKLVLLGDMAVGKSSLVLRFVKGQFDEFQETTIGAAFLAQSVCLDDTTVKFEIWDTAGQERYHSLAPMYYRGAQAAIVVFDITKPETFERAKAWVKELQRQASPNIVIALAGNKSDLAERRMVEYEEAQTYAEDTGLLFMETSAKTAMNVNELFLAIAKKMPKTDTQNPTHAARHRGVNLHDAEAQSSRGCCGN, from the exons ATGGCCAGCAGAGGGAGTGCCCGGCCCAACGGCCTGGGCCAGACCAAGATCTGCCAGTTCAAACTGGTTCTGCTGGGAGACATGGCAGTGGGCAAGTCCAGCCTAGTGCTTCGATTCGTCAAGGGGCAGTTTGACGAGTTCCAGGAGACCACGATAGGGG CGGCGTTCCTGGCGCAGTCAGTGTGTCTGGACGACACGACGGTGAAGTTTGAGATCTGGGACACGGCGGGGCAGGAGAGATACCACAGCCTGGCGCCCATGTACTACCGGGGAGCGCAGGCTGCCATTGTGGTGTTCGACATCACCAAACCG GAGACATTTGAGCGTGCGAAGGCCTGGGTGAAGGAGCTGCAGAGACAGGCCAGCCCCAACATCGTCATCGCACTGGCTGGGAACAAGTCCGACCTGGCAGAGAGGCGCATGGTGGAGTACGAG GAGGCTCAGACGTACGCCGAGGACACAGGGCTGCTCTTCATGGAGACTTCAGCCAAGACTGCCATGAACGTCAACGAGCTGTTCCTGGCCATCG caAAGAAGATGCCAAAAACAGACACTCAGAATCCAACACACGCTGCCAGACATCGAGGGGTTAACCTGCACGATGCAGAGGCACAGTCCAGCAGGGGCTGCTGTGGCAATTAA